Part of the Zygotorulaspora mrakii chromosome 2, complete sequence genome, GGGTGAGAAAACTCAAATGTTGGGACTGGCTTGGATAACTCCAGGTTTTGAATTATATCTTATATCAAATAATGGCGTAAACGATAAAAGAATACTTTTAAAAAGTGCTAAAAAGATTATAAGCTGGTGTAGAAAAAATGAGGGCAAAATATTTGTTAATGAAGGAGCTACGTTTTGATGgtattttctctttctttttaatTTAGAGAGAACCAATTTATTGCAATGTATCATCGATGATAGATGGCTTTTTGATACTCCACTGACGTGGTGCTACGTACATGCCTATATTATTGAATTACACCGTTGCAgggaaagaaaaaaacaaatcgCAATGTCAGAGCTGCAACAgcaacttcaaaaaagtcTATGCACTTCTCGGAACCTTTCTATCTTGTGGATTTTTGCTACGTCTTTGACTCATTACTACTCCTGCAGAAACTACTCCAAATTTTCTTATTAACTTCTTATAGAACAATCCGCATGCATTGCAAAGAGTTGCTGGCCCCCGGGGGCCCTTTCTCCATTCAGGAGTATCAGTCGCTGAGCAATGTAAACATTTCATGTGAGTATTTCTATTCTTTCctgattttgatgattttccAAATCTGATAGAGTTTCTGCTATTCAAGCTACCATATAATCCATCAAGATTGCAATTGTCATCTGCTAAATCACTGGCGTCAGTAGGATCATCCCAAAGCACATCTGATGAATCTTTGTTGCCAGGAGATTGAAGTCTCATGGACGCTGGAGAAATGCTGCTTGATAAAATGGGCGATCTTTCCAATCCACTATTTAAAGAGTCACTGCGGCATAGCTGTACCCTGTTGTCTTTCCTTTCACTGTTCAAGTTGACTATGGAAATTATCGATGACGAACGTTTATTGAATGATTTAGATTTCGCTCTAAACATATTCATCAAACTTTGTCTTTTCGTTTGTGAAGAACATTTCTCATTCTGATTCtgtgatattttttcaccCTTCTCGTCTTCATGACCCCTTGTGTTAATCTTGCTCACTTTTAGTGCATTGATCTTATCTAGCATTGCTTCacatttcttttgaacaaCTATGAAATCACAAAGGGGTATGTTTTGTAATTTTGACCAACTATGTGCTATACTTGACACCTCTGCGCTACATTTTTTCAGCTCTAACAGAGCGTTAGCTGCATTTCTTTCGTGATCAGTGAAGCTTTCATCGCTAGGACTCTCAAAAAAGGTTGAACATCTCACTGCTTTGATCGAGTCTGCTTCTCTAACTTTGTATGCACCGCAAATATTTCTAGGGTAGCAAGATGATAGCGGCTCTGTTGAGTCGAATGATGTCTTCCGGCGATCAAAAGAGCCATTCGACTGGCTGTTTAACGTATATCGAATTTCGCTACTTCTTGCTGAATTGACGTTAAGCGGAAGATCATTGGTTTTTCCCAGCTCAGGCACAATGCGTGGAATTAAACATAGCGCTTCTGACTTTTCGTGACCGTGCGATCTCCAAGTTTCTGCTCTAAAAATTGGTATTCGACCAACCGCAGGACTTGGTGGTGGAGCATTTGGAATTGGTATTGGTGAGTTGGCGCATCCGATTTGATTATCTACCTTAGACCCCCTTTTACTGTTCAGATCTCTACTATAGCTTTCCACTTCAATTGTCATCCTCTAATGCTGTAGTGAATAGCTTTGGgcaaagaaatttttcCTCAAAGTTGCACATTCTTTTGGAGTGTTCATTTTATAGTTCTCAGTAGTTCTTCTTCGAGGAAACTATCGTTTCTCCCACAATTACTGTACTTCTCTCAACACACATGTTGGTGAGGCATGCGTattctttgttttgatGCTGTAGAAATCTCCTTTCTACCAATCTACACTgtttctctttttattaAGAAAACTACTTGAATTTGAGTCATTTGCTATGCCAGTGTGACGCGACAACTTCGTCATTTGcgatttttcattttataTTAAGAATCTTTCCTCCCGTAAGAGCCTGCttttgagatatttgaagGGTGATGACAGCGAACGGAGCTCTGGCGTGGAATTAAGCACTTTACCACACTATGCTACTACCGAAAGTGCTTACACTTTTTTTACTTGCCCTGCATCAATTGTGTTTTGTCAATGCTTTTACAGActatttgttgaagaagtgCCATCAATCTGGATTCTGTCATCGCAACAGAGAATACTCCGGGAACATTGCGAAGTCTTTTAACCACTATTATTCACTCAATGAAGATAGTCTTAAATACAGTGAAGCTGAAAACGTTCTTCATGGCATAGTTGAGAAATTGATTCCTAGCAAAAATGCTGATGATATCACAATAAATCTGCCGTTTACATTGCGTTTTATGCAGGAAGGTACGAGTGTGAGGTTCACCAtcgatgaagaaagagcCCCTACCGAAAATTTACCAGATTATATATCTTTAAGAAGGTACAATGAAACTTCAAAGTGGGCCTTCGACGAGCATGCACCACTTTCTGCTGATTTTGCCAGCGTGAAAAAAGGGCATTCATGGTTTCGTTCTGACAAGGTCacttttttgaacaagGCAGGCACTCTTAAGATTGAGATCCTGAGGAAATCATTCCTGTTGAACATTTACTACAATGGTCGACTTTCTTTAGTTATAAATGATCGGTCATTTTTAAACATTGAGCACTTAAGATCgaaagaggaaaatttcaaaaatttgctgCCTGAGGAgtcttctttcaatatGTTCAAAGACAGctttgaatattcaaaagatgatacTCTTCCTTTTGGTCCTGAATCAATTGCTGTTGATTTCACTTTTAAGAACTACGAAAATTTATATGGTATACCAGAGCATGCTGACTCGTTACGGTTGAGAGACACATCTGAAGATGAGCCATACCGCTTATTCAATGTTGACGTTTTCGAATACACAGTGAAATCAACTTCGCCTATGTACGGTTCAATACCTTTTATGCTTGCAACAAATCCACGGTCAAGCGTAGGTCTTTTTTGGGTAAATGCTGCTGACACATGGATTGATATAAAATACGACCGTCATGATAGTAAAACACACTGGATCTCTGAATCGGGTATAGTAGAtgttgttttgttttttggtGACACCCCGGCCGACATACTGGAAGCATACACAGAATTAACGGGAAGATCTGTGTTGCCATCTCTGGCATCCATTGGTTATCATCAGTGCAGATGGAATTATAATGATGAATTAGATGTTTTGACGGTTGACTCCGAGATGGATCGTGCACATATTCCATACGACTATATTTGGCTGGATCTTGAGTATACAGATGAGAAGAAGTTTTTTACATGGAATCCATCTGCTTTTCCAGATCCTGAGCGTCTACTGGGTAGGTTGAAGAGGTTAGGCCGTCAACTCGTTATTCTAATAGATCCTCACATCAAAACGGGATATGAAATCAGCAAAGCTATAATAGAAAGAGGTGCTGCCGTCAGAGACCCATTGCAGGGAACATTCTTTGGTGAATGTTGGCCTGGAACCTCTGTTTGGATTGATACCTTTAGTAGAAATGCTCAAATACTTTGGAGCTCATTTTTAAAAACACTGGTAAGTGCCACCAACTTACACATCTGGAACGATATGAATGAACCATCTATCTTTAGTGGACCTGAAACAACGGCACCCAAAGATCTTCTTCACGAAGGCggatttgaagaaagatcTGTGCATAACGTTTACGGCTTAACAGTTCATGAAACGACATATCATTCAATgaaggaaattttttcGGGCGAGGATTTAAGACCATTCATATTGACGAGAGCATTTTTTGCTGGATCCCAAAGAACAGCTGCCACATGGACTGGCGATAATGTTGCGAATTGGAATTATCTTGGCATTTCTATCCCGATGTGCTTGAGTAATAATATCGTTGGAATGCCGTTCATTGGTGCTGACATTGCTGGATTTTCTGGAGATCCCGAGCCTGAATTACTCATACGTTGGTACCAAGCAGGTCTCTGGTATCCATTCTTCAGAGGACATGCCCACATTGATACCAAGAGAAGAGAGCCGTATTTGCTCGAAGAGCCCGTTAAGTCGCTGGTACGCGATGCTATTCAACTCAGATATTCATTACTTCCTACTCTTTACACTGCTTTTCAGAAAACGAGTACTTCAGGAGTACCCATCATGAAACCCATGTTTTTTGAGAAACCTAACTTTTGTCAGCTATATGGAGTAGATGATCAATTTTATATTGGGGATACCGGTATTCTCGTAAAGCCAGTTGTCGAGAAAGGTATCACTCAAGTTGAATTTCTCTTGGCGCCAGGTATATATTATGATTTATTCACATTAGAGCCATTTATTACGAGCTATGAAGAACCGGAAAAATATTCTGTGGCTGCTGATTTAGGCAAGATTCCCGCTCTCTTGGAAGGTGGTCACATCATTGTTAAAAGAGATAATTATAGGAGATCGGCCAAGCTGCTTCGAAATGATCCATTTACGCTAGTGATTGCACCAAATAGGAATGCTGATGCTGTCGGAGAAATATATGTTGATGATGGAGAGACTTTTGCGTACCAGAGAGGCATTTATTTAAAATCAGTTTTCCAGCTCAAAAATGGGAAAATAATAACATGTGTTCCGGAGCATGTGCCTCCTAACCAGGAGTTTGTTGGAACCACAACCATCAACAGGATAAATGTGGCGTTGGATGGAAACGACGTAAGCATCAAAGATACTGTGAACATCACACAAGGTGCCGAATGTCGTATCGCAACTGTGACAAAAAAGAGGCCCAACACGGCTATTATAGAAAATGTTCAATTGAGATTCAATGAATCCTGGACgataaatttttaaatTGGATAACGCCATTAATCACATTCATGATCCATATAGAGCCATTAAAAATGCAGAGTATTTGACGACCTGGGTCCATCTTAAGGGCGTGGAGCATTCTGGACACTTACCCAGGGTTGGGATAAGTAAAAGTCTTTCCTTTAAATGCTGTTCTTCATCCACGAGATATCGATTGAGACAGCTCAAATGAGCAACTAGTTTACATGTTTCCGATGGGCAAAATGCTACATATGGCTTGAAGAAAGCTTGGTCCGAGGTATAATCAATAATTTGATTACATATAGCGCAATTTAGTGAACCGTAGGTTAATCTTTTAGCAAATCTCTGGCACATGTCTCGTGTTTCATTTATCTGATGTTCGTACAATTGTTTTACAAGCTtcaaattctctttttcaaacaacGTAATGGCATCGTCGCCATTCTTAACAAATATAGAAAGAGCTctttcagaaattttagTCGTCAAGTGGATGCTGTCCACATTAACCTTGAACTTGTTTTCTtcccatatttttttcatttcagaattaaaaaaatggattaTGAGATCCATATATCTGAAGTAAGCATGCTTAAAAAGTAGCCGAACTAACGCCAGTTTGTGATGAATGCTTCTACCACTTGTCTTGTTTTTCACAATGcgatcttcttctttaatGTAATGTGTACTGTATCCATGTTGCCAGGCGTGTTCGAATTGCAAGGCCGCTATTTTGCAAGGGAAGCCATGAACCACGGCAATCATTTCCCATGGTCTTGTTCCCTCCCTTCGAGTGCGGTAAGCCCCGCCATTATTTAAAATTCCATTATGCTGCCGTAACCGTCTCAAAGGGTTTGGTGTTGAACCTATATAAAAGGACTGTCTCTTCGGTATAGATTGTAGCAGATAACAGCAATAAAAATCTGCAAAACTTTGCTGTTGCTTTTCAATTGGGCGATCAGATTCCTGTAATTTGTCCATGAGATGCTGATTCCAAGCTTACTTTCTTTACGGTTACGATGCCTTTTCCAGGTTGTGATATGGCCATGGAAGTTTGTGGGCCATCTCGCGCATCGAAGATCACTTCAGGGCGATATTTAATAAGTTGACAAATTTCACCTAGAATTGAGCTTTACATAACTATTAGATAGAAGTAATGCTatttaaatcaaaaagTGTCCCCCGAGTAtatagaattttttttgacagGAATTATGCTATAAAAATAAGTGGGAGTGCTGTGGCTGCGTCTCAAAAGCTCGGCAACCTACCTCTTTTGAAGGTTCCACCACCAAGAATATTAAAAGAGCACCTTGATGATTATGTTATCGGTCAAGACATTGGAAAAAAGGTTTTGAGTGTTGCTGTTTATAATCACTACCTGAGAATCAATGACAAGCATAGAAAGCTTCaattacaaagaaaaagggaAATGCTGAACAGggaacaagaacaaaaaaaagacgaCGAGAACGAACCAATCGTAG contains:
- a CDS encoding GATA-type transcription factor, which encodes MTIEVESYSRDLNSKRGSKVDNQIGCANSPIPIPNAPPPSPAVGRIPIFRAETWRSHGHEKSEALCLIPRIVPELGKTNDLPLNVNSARSSEIRYTLNSQSNGSFDRRKTSFDSTEPLSSCYPRNICGAYKVREADSIKAVRCSTFFESPSDESFTDHERNAANALLELKKCSAEVSSIAHSWSKLQNIPLCDFIVVQKKCEAMLDKINALKVSKINTRGHEDEKGEKISQNQNEKCSSQTKRQSLMNMFRAKSKSFNKRSSSIISIVNLNSERKDNRVQLCRSDSLNSGLERSPILSSSISPASMRLQSPGNKDSSDVLWDDPTDASDLADDNCNLDGLYGSLNSRNSIRFGKSSKSGKNRNTHMKCLHCSATDTPEWRKGPRGPATLCNACGLFYKKLIRKFGVVSAGVVMSQRRSKNPQDRKVPRSA
- the ROT2 gene encoding glucan 1,3-alpha-glucosidase ROT2 (similar to Saccharomyces cerevisiae ROT2 (YBR229C); ancestral locus Anc_6.126), which gives rise to MLLPKVLTLFLLALHQLCFVNAFTDYLLKKCHQSGFCHRNREYSGNIAKSFNHYYSLNEDSLKYSEAENVLHGIVEKLIPSKNADDITINLPFTLRFMQEGTSVRFTIDEERAPTENLPDYISLRRYNETSKWAFDEHAPLSADFASVKKGHSWFRSDKVTFLNKAGTLKIEILRKSFLLNIYYNGRLSLVINDRSFLNIEHLRSKEENFKNLLPEESSFNMFKDSFEYSKDDTLPFGPESIAVDFTFKNYENLYGIPEHADSLRLRDTSEDEPYRLFNVDVFEYTVKSTSPMYGSIPFMLATNPRSSVGLFWVNAADTWIDIKYDRHDSKTHWISESGIVDVVLFFGDTPADILEAYTELTGRSVLPSLASIGYHQCRWNYNDELDVLTVDSEMDRAHIPYDYIWLDLEYTDEKKFFTWNPSAFPDPERLLGRLKRLGRQLVILIDPHIKTGYEISKAIIERGAAVRDPLQGTFFGECWPGTSVWIDTFSRNAQILWSSFLKTLVSATNLHIWNDMNEPSIFSGPETTAPKDLLHEGGFEERSVHNVYGLTVHETTYHSMKEIFSGEDLRPFILTRAFFAGSQRTAATWTGDNVANWNYLGISIPMCLSNNIVGMPFIGADIAGFSGDPEPELLIRWYQAGLWYPFFRGHAHIDTKRREPYLLEEPVKSLVRDAIQLRYSLLPTLYTAFQKTSTSGVPIMKPMFFEKPNFCQLYGVDDQFYIGDTGILVKPVVEKGITQVEFLLAPGIYYDLFTLEPFITSYEEPEKYSVAADLGKIPALLEGGHIIVKRDNYRRSAKLLRNDPFTLVIAPNRNADAVGEIYVDDGETFAYQRGIYLKSVFQLKNGKIITCVPEHVPPNQEFVGTTTINRINVALDGNDVSIKDTVNITQGAECRIATVTKKRPNTAIIENVQLRFNESWTINF
- the SLX1 gene encoding endonuclease (similar to Saccharomyces cerevisiae SLX1 (YBR228W); ancestral locus Anc_6.125) — encoded protein: MDKLQESDRPIEKQQQSFADFYCCYLLQSIPKRQSFYIGSTPNPLRRLRQHNGILNNGGAYRTRREGTRPWEMIAVVHGFPCKIAALQFEHAWQHGYSTHYIKEEDRIVKNKTSGRSIHHKLALVRLLFKHAYFRYMDLIIHFFNSEMKKIWEENKFKVNVDSIHLTTKISERALSIFVKNGDDAITLFEKENLKLVKQLYEHQINETRDMCQRFAKRLTYGSLNCAICNQIIDYTSDQAFFKPYVAFCPSETCKLVAHLSCLNRYLVDEEQHLKERLLLIPTLGKCPECSTPLRWTQVVKYSAFLMALYGS